The following proteins are co-located in the Pochonia chlamydosporia 170 chromosome 6, whole genome shotgun sequence genome:
- a CDS encoding yos1-like domain-containing protein: protein MLFFGSFLYITVLLINAVAILSEDRFLARINLSPASYDPAFGTGADASIKAKIIHLIASIRTIMRMPLIFVNSVIILYELILG from the exons ATGTTATTCTTCGGCAGCTTCCTCTACATCACGGTCCTTCTAATCAATGCGGTGGCCATCCTCTCCGAAGACCGCTTCCTAGCGCGCA TAAACCTCTCGCCTGCGTCTTACGATCCTGCCTTTGGCACCGGCGCAGatgccagcatcaaggccaagattaTCCATTTGATCGCTAGTATTCGGACCATCATGAGAA TGCCGTTGATATTCGTGAATTCCGTCATCATTCTGTACGAGTTGATACTGGGGTAG
- a CDS encoding mitochondrial phosphate carrier protein 2 (similar to Aspergillus terreus NIH2624 XP_001208992.1), with amino-acid sequence MSHLFPRPEVLKGSIYTPMEGKISKPTPHQARPELFSVYSVVEDAKDKAQKLSAEATKEFEKASSAAQSKAGKIELYSGKYYAACTFGGLMACGLTHTAVTPLDLVKTRRQVDSKLYTSNFQAWGKIYRAEGFRGIMTGWSPTFFGYSVQGAFKYGWYEYFKKTYSDMAGPDAAYKYKTGLYLAASASAEFLADIALCPFEAIKVRMQGTIPNPYSGTFHGISTITGKEGWGGLYKGLYPLWGRQIPYTMMKFASFETIVEMIYDRLPGQKSDYSKAAQTGVSFTGGYLAGILCAVVSHPADVMVSKLNAYRQPGEAFGTVMGRIYKEIGFGGLWNGLPVRIVMIGTLTGLQWMIYDYFKIFMGLPTTGGPPPPAEKK; translated from the exons atgtcgCACCTCTTTCCGCGGCCTGAGGTGCTCAAGGGGTCCATCTATACCCCAATGGAAGGTAAAATATCCAAGCCGACACCACACCAGGCCCGACCTGAGCTCTTCAGCGTGTATTCCGTCGTCGAAGATGCAAAGGATAAAGCACAGAAGCTCAGCGCAGAAGCTACAAAAGAATTTGAAAAGGCTAGCTCTGCTGCCCAGTCCAAGGCTGGTAAGATTGAGCTCTACTCCGGCAAGTATTACGCTGCTTGTACTTTTGGCGGTCTCATGGCATGC GGCCTCACTCATACTGCCGTCACGCCCCTCGATCTCGTCAAGACCCGTCGACAAGTCGATTCCAAGCTCTACACGAGCAACTTCCAGGCATGGGGCAAGATTTACCGCGCTGAAGGATTTCGCGGAATTATGACCGGTTGGAGCCCAACGTTCTTTGGATACAGTGTCCAGGGAGCTTTCAAGTATGGTTGGTATGAATACTTCAAAAAGACGTACAGCGACATGGCCGGACCAGACGCCGCATACAAGTACAAGACTGGTCTCTACCTggctgcctctgcctctgctgaATTCCTTGCTGACATTGCTCTCTGCCCCTTTGAAGCAATCAAGGTGAGAATGCAAGGCACGATTCCCAATCCTTATTCTGGCACGTTCCACGGCATCAGCACCATTACCGGCAAAGAGGGTTGGGGTGGCCTTTACAAGGGACTGTATCCGTTGTGGGGACGTCAGATTCCATATacaatgatgaagtttgCGTCCTTTGAGACCATCGTCGAAATGATTTACGACCGCCTTCCCGGACAAAAGAGCGACTACAGCAAGGCTGCCCAAACCGGTGTTTCCTTCACAGGTGGTTATCTCGCTGGTATTCTCTGCGCCGTTGTCTCCCACCCCGCCGATGTCATGGTGAGCAAGCTCAATGCCTATCGACAGCCCGGCGAAGCATTTGGAACTGTCATGGGCCGCATCTACAAGGAAATTGGGTTTGGTGGACTTTGGAACGGTCTCCCCGTGCGTATCGTGATGATTGGTACATTGACCGGTCTGCAGTGGATGATTTAT GATTACTTCAAGATTTTCATGGGTCTCCCGACCACCGGCGGTCCCCCTCCCCCTGCGGAGAAGAAATAG
- a CDS encoding alpha-1,6-mannosyltransferase subunit (similar to Magnaporthe oryzae 70-15 XP_003710006.1): MALDAFLNSLIFILPLLHILISPHTKVEESFNVQATHDILIYGTPTADIHARFLQTYDHFTFPGAVPRTFVGAVILAGISQPIVALVGFQHAQLIVRCVLCLFNASCLLFFKNAASQAYGAGAARWWAVLTMSQFHLVYYLGRTLPNMFAFGLTTLAMGLLLKPTKSNIRAKQALSILTFAGIVFRSEIAILLLTTTLPLLLTRRLPFRTVILVGAISAVGSLAISVPIDSYFWQKPLWPELSAFYYNAVQGSSSNWGTSPWHYYFTSALPRLLLNPLAIPLILLSLTHPSLRRQTTTVLIPSLSYMAIYSLQPHKETRFMFYTIPPVTLAAALSANYISTRFSKSNLYKLTTIALVFSVLATSLASTSMLLLSSLNYPGGEALTQLYALAPHSNTPINAHADVLTCMTGLTLFNQNKQGLPLALSDSWDVQDTKETIYFFDKTEKSEKLGWPIFWQQFDYVLLEDTALALGEWDVLGVVYGYSGIEVLRPGQKEPGEEKYRALGLGADVKWLRGLVRKYTGGWWVGPRMAPKIHIMKQRGIVQ; the protein is encoded by the exons ATGGCGCTCG ACGCCTTCCTCAATtccctcatcttcatcctccccCTACTAcacatcctcatctcccCACACACCAAAGTAGAAGAATCGTTCAACGTCCAAGCCACGCACGACATCCTCATCTACGGCACCCCCACGGCAGACATCCACGCGCGCTTCCTCCAGACCTACGACCACTTCACCTTCCCTGGCGCCGTGCCCAGAACGTTTGTGGGAGCCGTCATCCTCGCGGGTATAAGTCAGCCGATTGTCGCGCTTGTGGGGTTCCAGCACGCGCAGCTGATTGTGCGTTGTGTGCTGTGCCTCTTCAACGCCTCGtgtcttttgttttttaaGAATGCTGCATCACAAGCGTACGGTGCTGGTGCGGCGAGGTGGTGGGCCGTTCTTACGATGAGCCAGTTCCATCTGGTGTATTATCTGGGGAGAACGCTGCCCAACATGTTTGCCTTTGGTCTAA CAACCCTCGCAATGGGCCTCCTTCTCAAACCTACAAAATCCAACATCCGCGCCAAACAAGCCCTCAGCATCCTCACCTTTGCAGGCATAGTATTCCGCTCCGAAatcgccatcctcctcctcaccaccacactTCCCCTCCTTCTCACCAGGAGACTCCCCTTCCGGACAGTCATTCTCGTGGGCGCCATCTCCGCCGTCGGCTCGCTCGCCATTTCCGTCCCCATAGACAGCTATTTCTGGCAGAAGCCGCTGTGGCCAGAACTCTCCGCCTTCTACTACAACGCCGTTCAAGGCTCCTCATCTAACTGGGGCACATCCCCCTGGCACTACTACTTCACGTCCGCCCTGCCACGCCTGCTCCTCAACCCGCTCGCCATCCCGCTCATCCTCCTGTCACTCACGCACCCATCTCTCCGGCGACAAACAACCACCGTCCTCATCCCCAGTCTATCCTACATGGCAATCTACTCGCTGCAGCCGCACAAGGAAACCCGCTTCATGTTCTACACCATTCCCCCCGTGACCCTCGCAGCCGCCCTATCAGCAAACTACATCTCCACGCGGTTCTCCAAATCCAACCTCTACAAACTCACTACAATAGCGCTCGTGTTCTCCGTGCTAGCCACCTCCCTCGCCAGCACGTCCATGCTGCTCCTCTCCTCGCTGAATTACCCCGGCGGCGAAGCCCTCACACAGCTATACGCACTCGCTCCACACAGCAACACCCCTATTAATGCTCACGCCGATGTGCTCACCTGCATGACGGGCCTGACTCTCTTCAACCAGAATAAACAGGGTCTGCCGCTGGCGCTCAGCGATTCCTGGGATGTGCAGGACACAAAGGAAACGATATACTTCTTTGACAAGACGGAAAAGAGTGAGAAGTTGGGCTGGCCCATCTTCTGGCAGCAGTTTGATTATGTTCTCCTGGAGGATACggcgctggcgctgggcGAGTGGGATGTCCTGGGGGTCGTGTACGGGTATAGTGGCATTGAGGTGCTGAGACCGGGTCAGAAGGAACCTGGGGAGGAAAAGTACAGGGCTCTGGGACTGGGGGCTGATGTCAAGTGGTTGAGGGGACTGGTGAGGAAGTATACTGGTGGGTGGTGGGTTGGGCCCCGGATGGCTCCAAAGATTCACATCATGAAGCAACGGGGTATTGTACAGTAG
- a CDS encoding nucleoside 2-deoxyribosyltransferase domain-containing protein: MPKAYIGIKFHPNASNKPTIEALTTALTTAGFTTTCIHRDVELFGEVHLSPAALMDKTFEVIRSCDLVVIELSEKGVGLGIEAGYAFARDIPVVAVARKGADISNTLRGVSREVFEYESWEELGVFLGGLYGRLG, encoded by the coding sequence ATGCCAAAAGCCTACATAGGCATCAAATTCCACCCCAACGCCAGCAACAAACCCACCATCGAAGCCCTCACCACCGCCCTCACAACCGCCGGCTTCACAACGACATGCATCCACCGCGACGTAGAACTCTTTGGCGAGGTCCACCTCTCGCCCGCTGCCCTCATGGACAAGACATTTGAGGTCATCCGCTCCTGTGACCTGGTTGTCATTGAGCTGTCCGAAAAGGGCGTGGGCTTGGGCATCGAGGCTGGGTATGCGTTTGCCCGAGACATTCCCGTCGTGGCGGTTGCGCGGAAGGGAGCCGATATTTCGAATACGCTGAGGGGGGTGTCGAGGGAGGTTTTTGAGTACGAGAGCTGGGAAGAGTTGGGTGTGTTTTTGGGGGGGTTGTACGGGAGGCTTGGGTGA
- a CDS encoding adenylate cyclase (similar to Coccidioides immitis RS XP_001247327.1), producing MRLDPDTPLQGHGRRLRKLALPTMTENEAAARISSYTSGSAASTDSTRSSITAIPSTPPITSMGARRGSNMRISTDEGSHRRRTSKDDGQVSPTSTVSRGNLPPSSSSNLASHVSAKDRRLSDLTNYRRDLAVLEPTRSQPPPSTSSSSHQQLHPQHLPQHSHSVGSLGASSQIAPWMSSSLPAGASPKGLSTSFYNDSSDSLSMASQFSPGLPSATGRPGTGSGSVSQEYADALYYNLDGRRPSAASVVTTASSQGSKTSANRGGFRKLQGFFGEEFPGRDSSESSLPISVPSKDQRSRSYSHGRPTQRDRNYSNATDREASPSSSRPRTPVPNPEVVPFLYQDNTDIARYGEAPVRDILTGPDRERYESSASQNPPKSSSSARSGPGHHLHGHHHRHNKSNDDPRSLRPIASREDSLGAVQHARDRGPSVGMLNQRSRAQSPTPSANSGPPGSRSGPHGDGATSPIPHGKRSILGRLRRHKEKDDGPARLRDLPQSTRSLQAKPSKADMQRPDIFPGGYYPGTPEQSDTPDARLGPHAHRAATFNNKFPFSKKTRPHRPFDMTDEAIGPTDHNDPGHVYHLDTNLNDMEGILTKPPPLTPMDSSFIASIDGDRRESTVEGPKGRWDAPDSWAVRRNTEDNTDDVPEVDEIGSPPRPDEKLNPYFIRIFRSDGTFSTHSMALDSTVTDVISQVIKKTYVVDGLENYHIIMKKHDLIRVLAPIERPLLMQKRLLQQVGYEEKDRIEDLGREDNGYLCRFMFLSARESDFHAKTTDLGISRSQKLNYVDLSGRNLVTIPISLYLKAADIISLNLSRNLSLDVPRDFIQSCKQLRDIKYNNNEARKLPLSLGRAGRLTYLDVSNNRVEQLEHAELNSLTGLLKMNLANNRLTHLPPYFGAYQALRSLNISSNFLDSFPPFLCQLHSLVDLDLSFNAIASLPDELGNLKNLEKLLITNNRLADEVPEGFRQLLSLRELDIKYNSITSIDIISELPKLEILTAAHNHISSFVGKFETIRQLKLNSNPLNKFEIIEPVPTLKTLNLSHAQLASIDSAFSNMINLETLVLDKNYFVSLPQQIGTLSRLEHFSIANNSVGELPPQIGCLTELRVLDVRGNNISKLPMEIWWANKLETFNASSNVLDAFPKPASRPPRVPGEETAGPPPVQNGKPLPANPLPSTPSSEDLSDDRRPSQSSSTLLSVGPSPILSGADRKSSVVSVYGKGGRKTSVVSRAASQATNSTTPPPPATRKDSGLSSRLTNTFAGSLRNLYIADNRLDDDVFDQIILLSELRVLNLSYNDEISDMPQRSIKNWPQLVELLLQTLYINGNKFTNLPADISRAKKLAVLDCGNNYLKYNISNVPYDWNWNLNPNLRYLNLSGNKRLEIKQTAWGGPDGPGAVNREQYTDFSRLLNLRILGLMDVTLTQPSIPDQSEDRRVRTSGSLAGHLPYGMADTLGKNEHLSTVDLVVPRFNSSETEMLLGLFDGQALSSGGSKIAKYLHENFGHIFAMELKGLKTRPDDTPADALRRAFLGLNKDLVTIAVQHTEERPKATHRGSAQPVVLSKEDLNSGGVATVAYLRGTELYVANVGDVQAMVIKTDGKHEILTRKHDPAEPSERSRIREAGGWVSRNGRLNDLLQVSRAFGYVDLMPAVQAAPHVSNMTIKEHDEIILLATSELWEYLAPGLITDIARSERQDLMRAAQKLRDLAMAYGASGKIMVMMISVADLKRRVERSRLHRGTSMSLYPSGIPDDTQVLSTRRGRKAKGDVLDSSLNRLEAEIPAPTGNVSIVFTDIKNSTTLWEMYPSAMRSAIKLHNEVMRRQLRRIGGYEVKTEGDAFMVSFPTATSALLWCFAVQMELLDVSWPSEVLNSMSCQPIYDKDGALIFKGLSVRMGIHFGDCVSETDPVTRRMDYFGPMVNKASRISAVADGGQITVSSDFISEIQRCLENYQDTERNSSAGSDEAFEDESFAAAIRKDLRSLTSQGFEVKEMGEKKLKGLENPEVVYSLYPHALAGRIEQHQQHERRDEGPDKPAILAPGGELSFDPESIWALWRVSLRLEMLCSTLEEVRGPGLQPPETELLERMKSRGGEVTERFLINFMEHQVSRIETCVSTLTMRHLALGQPALKELNDLRGPMSLVLDFFVRQQQELARYKERYGELPPEDGVGDNRQQRRTLPSTEVIE from the exons ATGCGCCTCGATCCCGATACACCTCTTCAAGGACATGGCCGACGGCTGCGCAAGCTTGCCCTGCCGACAATGACGGAAAATGAAGCCGCCGCCCGCATCAGCTCATATACGAGCGGGAGCGCCGCCAGCACCGACAGCACTCGATCTTCCATAACTGCGATACCCTCAACGCCGCCCATTACCTCCATGGGTGCGCGACGAGGGTCTAATATGCGCATTAGCACCGACGAGGGATCCCATCGCCGAAG AACGTCCAAGGACGACGGCCAAGTGTCTCCTACTTCAACAGTTTCTCGAGGCAATCTGCCaccgtcatcgtcatcgaaTCTTGCCTCCCATGTCTCCGCCAAGGATCGCCGATTAAGTGATCTCACCAACTACCGCCGTGACCTCGCCGTCCTCGAGCCGACTCGTTCGCAACCCCCGccgtcaacctcctcctcatcgcATCAACAACTACACCCGCAACATCTGCCGCAGCACAGCCATTCGGTGGGCAGCTTGGGCGCGAGCTCCCAGATCGCCCCGTGGATGTCGTCGAGCTTACCCGCTGGTGCATCTCCCAAAGGCCTATCTACGAGCTTCTACAATGATTCCAGCGACAGCCTGTCTATGGCATCGCAGTTCTCCCCCGGCCTGCCGTCCGCAACAGGCCGTCCAGGAACTGGTTCCGGGTCCGTCAGCCAGGAGTATGCTGATGCACTGTATTATAACTTGGACGGCAGGCGGCCATCCGCAGCTAGTGTTGTCACAACGGCCAGCAGTCAAGGCTCCAAAACTAGTGCGAATCGTGGTGGGTTCCGGAAGCTTCAGGGATTTTTTGGTGAAGAATTTCCTGGCCGGGATAGCTCCGAGAGTAGCCTTCCCATCTCGGTCCCCAGCAAGGACCAGCGTTCACGATCTTACAGCCATGGCCGTCCAACTCAGCGAGATCGCAACTACTCCAATGCCACAGACCGGGAAGCGTcaccttcttcatcaaggccaagaactCCTGTGCCGAACCCAGAAGTTGTTCCTTTCCTTTACCAGGATAATACG GACATCGCTCGGTACGGAGAAGCACCTGTTCGTGATATCCTGACTGGACCTGACCGGGAGCGTTACGAAAGCTCTGCCAGTCAGAACCCTCCTAAATCTTCATCTTCCGCCCGCTCCGGACCTGGTCATCACCTGCATggccaccatcaccgacaCAACAAAAGCAATGACGACCCTAGGTCCCTGCGGCCCATCGCAAGTAGAGAGGACTCACTCGGCGCCGTTCAACACGCCAGGGACCGAGGTCCCTCTGTCGGTATGCTTAACCAACGATCAAGAGCGCAGAGTCCAACTCCGAGTGCGAACAGCGGACCACCCGGCTCTAGGTCTGGCCCTCATGGGGACGGAGCGACTTCACCAATTCCTCATGGAAAGCGAAGCATCCTAGGACGTCTGCGACGACACAAGGAGAAAGATGATGGCCCAGCAAGGCTGCGGGACTTGCCCCAGTCAACCAGGTCATTGCAGGCAAAACCTTCAAAAGCGGATATGCAACGGCCTGATATCTTTCCTGGCGGATATTACCCAGGCACACCCGAACAGAGTGACACCCCAGATGCTCGTCTCGGGCCTCACGCGCATCGTGCCGCCACCTTTAACAACAAGTTCCCCTTTTCCAAGAAGACTCGACCTCATCGACCATTCGACATGACAGATGAAGCTATCGGCCCCACCGATCACAATGATCCGGGTCACGTCTATCACCTAGATACTAATCTGAATGATATGGAAGGCATTCTCACGAAGCCACCCCCATTGACGCCAATGGACTCGTCCTTTATTGCTTCCATCGATGGTGATAGAAGGGAGTCTACTGTTGAAGGCCCAAAGGGCCGGTGGGATGCTCCTGACAGTTGGGCTGTACGCAGAAACACTGAGGACAACACTGATGACGTGCCTGAAGTCGATGAGATTGGAAGCCCGCCACGACCAGACGAGAAACTGAACCCGTATTTCATCCGAATATTTCGATCGGACGGAACATTTTCAACCCACTCTATGGCACTCGACTCCACTGTTACCGACGTTATATCACAGGTCATTAAGAAGACCTATGTGGTCGACGGCTTGGAGAATTATCACATCATCATGAAGAAACACGATCTTATCCGGGTATTGGCACCAATTGAACGACCGTTACTTATGCAGAAACGACTGTTGCAACAGGTTGGGTACGAAGAGAAGGATAGAATCGAGGATTTGGGACGAGAGGACAATGGCTACCTCTGCCGCTTCATGTTCTTATCTGCGCGGGAAAGCGATTTCCATGCCAAGACCACGGATTTGGGCATATCCCGCTCGCAGAAGCTCAACTACGTCGATCTCTCTGGGCGTAATCTCGTCACCATTCCTATTTCTCTGTACTTGAAAGCTGCCGACATCATTTCATTAAACCTATCAAGAAACCTGTCTCTTGATGTACCTCGGGACTTTATACAATCCTGCAAGCAACTTCGGGACATCAAGTATAACAACAACGAGGCTAGAAAGCTGCCGCTGAGTTTGGGGCGAGCTGGCAGGCTCACTTACTTGGATGTGTCCAACAACAGGGTCGAGCAGTTGGAGCATGCTGAATTGAATTCGCTGACCGGGTTACTCAAGATGAACCTGGCGAACAACCGGCTGACACATCTGCCACCCTATTTTGGAGCCTACCAGGCTCTTCGCAGCTTGAACATCTCGTCCAACTTTCTTGACAGCTTTCCTCCATTCCTGTGCCAATTACACAGTTTGGTTGATCTGGATTTGAGTTTCAACGCCATTGCAAGCCTTCCGGATGAGCTCGGGAACCTAAAGAatctggagaagctgctgaTTACCAACAACAGATTGGCAGACGAGGTTCCTGAGGGATTCCGCCAATTGCTGAGTCTGCGAGAACTAGATATCAAGTACAACTCCATTACGAGCATCGACATTATTTCAGAACTCCCTAAGCTGGAGATTTTGACGGCAGCCCACAACCACATATCCTCATTTGTCGGAAAGTTTGAAACCATACGGCAGCTCAAACTCAATTCGAACCCTCTCAACAAGTTTGAGATTATTGAACCTGTTCCAACTTTGAAAACCCTCAATTTGTCACACGCCCAGCTCGCCAGCATTGATTCTGCCTTCTCAAACATGATCAATCTCGAGACGCTGGTTTTGGACAAGAATTACTTTGTTTCTTTGCCTCAGCAAATAGGAACACTTAGCCGTCTGGAACATTTTAGCATTGCTAACAACTCCGTTGGTGAGCTACCGCCCCAAATCGGCTGTCTCACTGAGCTACGAGTGCTGGATGTGCGAGGGAACAATATCTCAAAGCTGCCCATGGAGATTTGGTGGGCCAACAAACTCGAGACCTTCAACGCATCGTCAAACGTGCTCGACGCATTTCCCAAACCCGCATCGAGACCCCCACGCGTGCCTGGGGAAGAAACGGCTGGTCCGCCACCCGTGCAAAATGGCAAACCTCTACCCGCCAATCCATTACCGTCAACTCCTAGCTCCGAGGATCTCTCTGACGACCGACGCCCAAGCCAATCCTCCAGCACTCTTCTCAGCGTCGGGCCATCGCCCATCTTGTCCGGAGCAGATAGGAAAAGCTCTGTGGTGTCCGTCTACGGCAAGGGTGGGCGTAAGACGTCCGTCGTTTCCCGTGCTGCCTCCCAGGCCACCAACTCTACgacaccacctcctccagccaCTAGGAAGGATTCTGGGCTTTCCTCAAGACTCACCAATACATTTGCAGGATCACTTCGGAATCTGTACATTGCCGACAACCGGCTGGACGACGATGTCTTTGACCAGATCATTTTGCTGTCCGAGCTACGTGTTTTGAACCTTTCATACAATGATGAGATTAGTGATATGCCCCAAAGATCGATCAAAAACTGGCCACAGCTCGTGGAGCT TCTTCTGCAAACCCTGTACATCAACGGGAATAAATTTACGAATCTTCCCGCGGATAtctcaagagccaagaagctggcggtgctggatTGTGGCAACAACTATCTCAAGTACAACATTTCAAATGTTCCCTACGATTGGAATTGGAACCTGAACCCGAACTTGCGCTACCTCAATCTTTCTGGAAACAAGCGATTAGAAATCAAACAAACGGCATGGGGAGGACCAGATGGACCTGGCGCCGTGAACCGAGAGCAGTACACCGACTTTAGCAGGTTGCTGAACCTGAGAATTCTAGGTCTCATGGACGTTACCTTGACACAGCCCAGCATCCCCGACCAAAGCGAGGACAGACGAGTTCGAACGTCTGGCTCACTAGCAGGACACCTCCCATATGGTATGGCGGACACACTCGGCAAGAACGAACACTTGTCGACCGTTGACCTCGTGGTGCCAAGATTCAATTCCTCGGAGACAGAAATGCTATTGGGCTTATTCGACGGCCAAGCTCTCTCGAGTGGCGGATCCAAGATTGCAAAGTACTTGCATGAAAATTTTGGACACATCTTTGCCATGGAACTGAAGGGCCTGAAGACCAGACCCGACGACACTCCCGCCGACGCACTTCGAAGAGCTTTCTTGGGCTTGAACAAGGACCTGGTCACGATTGCCGTCCAGCACACTGAGGAAAGACCCAAAGCGACGCATAGGGGCTCAGCGCAGCCGGTCGTACTCAGCAAGGAAGATTTGAATTCCGGTGGCGTGGCCACTGTCGCATATCTACGAGGCACAGAGCTCTACGTTGCcaatgttggtgatgttcaGGCCATGGTCATCAAAACCGATGGAAAGCACGAGATCCTCACTCGAAAGCATGACCCTGCCGAACCGTCAGAACGTTCAAGAATCAGAGAAGCTGGAGGCTGGGTCTCTCGAAATGGAAGGCTGAACGACTTGCTTCAGGTCTCTCGAGCTTTTGGCTACGTCGATCTGATGCCTGCAGTCCAAGCGGCACCACATGTTAGCAATATGACCATCAAGGAGCATGACGAAATTATCCTGTTGGCCACTAGTGAGCTTTGGGAGTATCTGGCCCCTGGTCTTATTACCGATATTGCTCGATCCGAGCGTCAAGATCTCATGAGGGCTGCTCAGAAGCTGCGTgatttggccatggcataCGGCGCGTCGGGCAAGATCATGGTCATGATGATTAGTGTTGCTGACCTCAAGCGGAGAGTGGAAAGATCTCGTCTGCATCGCGGAACTAGCATGTCTCTGTATCCCTCAGGAATACCCGATGATACCCAAGTCTTGTCCACGAGACGAGGACGCAAAGCAAAGGGAGACGTGCTAGACTCGTCACTGAACAGGCTCGAAGCTGAGATTCCGGCCCCAACAGGCAATGTCTCCATTGTATTCACCGATATCAAGAACTCCACGACGCTTTGGGAAATGTACCCTAGCGCAATGAGATCTGCCATCAAGCTGCATAACGAAGTTATGCGACGACAACTACGACGGATCGGAGGATACGAAGTCAAGACTGAAGGTGATGCATTTATGGTCTCGTTCCCCACGGCAACCTCTGCACTTCTCTGGTGCTTTGCAGTACAGATGGAACTGCTGGATGTGAGTTGGCCCTCGGAGGTCCTAAACTCAATGTCCTGCCAACCCATCTATGATAAGGACGGCGCATTGATTTTCAAGGGATTGTCGGTGAGAATGGGTATTCATTTCGGAGACTGTGTCAGCGAGACGGACCCTGTGACACGCCGCATGGATTACTTTGGACCCATGGTCAACAAGGCATCCAGAATCTCAGCTGTGGCAGATGGCGGCCAGATTACCGTGTCGTCAGATTTCATATCGGAGATTCAGCGCTGCCTGGAAAATTATCAAGACACTGAACGAAACAGCTCGGCTGGGTCTGACGAAGCATTCGAGGATGagtcttttgctgctgccattCGGAAGGACCTCAGATCTCTTACCTCTCAGGGTTTCGAAGTTAAGGAAATGggagagaagaagctcaagggATTGGAGAACCCCGAGGTCGTGTACTCATTGTACCCTCACGCCTTGGCCGGAAGAATAGAGCAACATCAGCAGCATGAGCGACGAGACGAAGGTCCCGACAAGCCTGCCATTCTAGCTCCTGGAGGTGAGCTGTCATTTGACCCCGAAAGCATTTGGGCACTCTGGAGAGTCAGCTTGCGCCTGGAAATGTTGTGCAGCACTCTTGAAGAGGTTCGTGGACCTGGCCTACAGCCTCCGGAGACGGAGCTTTTGGAGCGCATGAAGTCCAGAGGAGGCGAAGTTACTGAACGCTTTTTGATCAATTTCATGGAGCACCAAGTGAGCAGAATTGAG ACCTGTGTCTCAACCCTAACGATGCGGCATTTGGCCCTTGGGCAACCGGCTCTGAAGGAGCTTAACGATCTTCGAGGGCCCATGTCATTGGttcttgacttctttgtAAGGCAACAGCAAGAGCTTGCACGATACAAAGAAAGGTACGGAGAATTGCCACctgaagatggtgttggcgacaACCGCCAACAACGGCGGACCTTACCAAGCACTGAAGTGATCGAGtaa